A window of Thermodesulfovibrionales bacterium genomic DNA:
GACAAGATATGCCATACCACAAGTATACATAATAGGTACAACATTGTCAAGAGAAAAATGCACTTGGCCTTATTTTATGCTCTTTCAGACGCTATACGAGGCTGGATATCATTAGGTATGCAATTCAATGGCTAAATTGAACTCTAATTCCAATTACTTATGAGACATGGGAGATCCATCGGCGAAAGTCGGGTCTGACTGCCCGGGTATACGGGTAGAGTTCATCGCGCAATGTCTTTCGCATAAGAGCAATGAGAGCATCGTCAGGTGTGTAGCCTGAACCCTTCTTAAATCTCATGTCGCTTGCTGCTTGAACTTGAAGTAGGAGACTTCGTTGATCAGGGCAATGGCTTAACAGGTCTTCGGCAATCGCCCGTATGATCCTGAAATATAGGTCAGTGGACCTATCGATGCCGAAAAGGGAGTAAGTCTTGCCAGAAACTGCCTTGTAATATCCAGCCACGTTCATCGAGAATACAATCTCTCCCGATCAAACTATCTCCAGCATCCGGTCTAGGGCCCTTTTGGCAGGAACCCTTATCTCTTCAGGAACCTTTATGACGTGGGTCGTCTCTTTCAGTGCCCTGAGCACACTTTCGAGGGTCGTCTTTTTCATATTCGGACATATCATGTCTTTTCTGAGGGAATAAAAGGACTTCTGGGGATTCTCTTTCTTCATCCGATGGAGAATGCCCGTTTCCGTTCCTACGATAAACTCACTCGCCTCCGAGGCCTTTGCGAACCTGAGCATGCCGGAAGTGCTTGTCACATGGTCCGCAAGTTCGAGTACCTCAAGCCTGCACTCGGGATGAGCCATAAAGAGGGCCTTGGGGTGCTCTTTCCTCGCCTGCAAAACATCCCTCGCCGTCACCCTGTCATGGACATGGCAGAAGCCGTCCCATGCGATCACCTCCTTCTGGGTCTTCTTCTGGGCCCATTGGGAGAGGTTCTTGTCAGGAATGCAGATGACCCTGTCGCCGGGAAGAGATTCGACGACGCTGATTACATTAGCAGAGGTGCAGCAGATATCGCTCTCTGCCTTGACGTCGGCAGTAGTATTCACATACGCCACAACCGGCACACCGGGATACCTTGCCTTGATGTCCCGCAGAGTAAACTCATGAGGAAAGACGAAGGTGGGTTGAGCTTCATACCCGGGGAACCTCTTCAGGACCTTTCGCGGGGAGCTGACCTCAATCATCGCAGCCATCGGACATGTTGCGTCCGGTTCAGGTAGGAGAACGGTCTTTTCAGGAGAGAGAATTGAAGCACTCTCTGCCATAAAATGGACGCCGCAGAAAACGATCATCTCGCAATCGACCGTGGAGGCTGTCTTTGAAAGTTCGAGGGAATCGCCCACAAAATCGGCAATGTCCTGCACCTCGTCCCGCTGATAATTGTGGGAGAGGATTAGGGCGCGCCGCCTCTCCTTTAACTTCACGATCTCTTCCCTGAGACTCTGCATGTCAGACATCTAAAACCGCGGATTCTTCCTACTGAGGCTGAGGGGCGAGTTCGTGAAGAGAATGGTCCCGTCTT
This region includes:
- the nadA gene encoding quinolinate synthase; the encoded protein is MSDMQSLREEIVKLKERRRALILSHNYQRDEVQDIADFVGDSLELSKTASTVDCEMIVFCGVHFMAESASILSPEKTVLLPEPDATCPMAAMIEVSSPRKVLKRFPGYEAQPTFVFPHEFTLRDIKARYPGVPVVAYVNTTADVKAESDICCTSANVISVVESLPGDRVICIPDKNLSQWAQKKTQKEVIAWDGFCHVHDRVTARDVLQARKEHPKALFMAHPECRLEVLELADHVTSTSGMLRFAKASEASEFIVGTETGILHRMKKENPQKSFYSLRKDMICPNMKKTTLESVLRALKETTHVIKVPEEIRVPAKRALDRMLEIV